A stretch of Vespula vulgaris chromosome 5, iyVesVulg1.1, whole genome shotgun sequence DNA encodes these proteins:
- the LOC127063667 gene encoding leucine-rich repeat and immunoglobulin-like domain-containing nogo receptor-interacting protein 3 isoform X3, giving the protein MRERALARVSRWWLILLFVVVRVEGTQTPSSSSISGKRSATGIECAAGCECTKNEESLFCESRSFLGLGIPQEADTVILRNVQAAAIPVAALETSVALRSLIWTSSGIERIEPGVFRATESLESLNLGDNRLAELPSDVFHPLHRLQYLNLTGNRLITLPQVLFQGLDSLHEIRLATNHLSVLPFQAFGPVRGLLRLDLSENLLVSLPDHSFRPNKQLEELRLSANRLTKLPSRLFSGLALLKVLELADNEIDVLPRGLFAELASLEYLDLAGNPVIRLTNTAFQGLSSLRWLNLERLPISKLPEDLWRPTSKLRTLLLSSTQLEILRDENFAGLLELETLELTNSPLREISRHVLDDTPSLRRIDLRDNDLAFLPANVAQLPYLGELQLQGNPWACDCRMFWFVKWAESRTHLRAAFKSGLRCGHEIDGTINTLQTLRYLNCTPPTLARVSFTNQYLLLSSVLLECEFNGNPAPSLAWVTPKLKVLHWNPDPAFPDAFVEHPHVHGWKLDEPVEDDGRIRILENGSLYISKLLRQDVGLYRCFAVNPIANTTAYIMLEMDPITLHNIQIFSIVVGGVSATAFLLLTLFLQLIRYFFLRCGCIKWCLCCRRVGATPRAKQIYQMLDNIEQYKSQQLERLRENYTQQVHRIKDNCVQQVEWIRDSYEGQMRHIRDIRDYGTSHLTALRDQYYDQVKRVRDYSTSQLNWVRENYVFQRNKIRKFSAHQVLRLRESYKYQQQTLNKVLENLPNLYFDNCRSGSCGKSDSVVFENSKEDGYGGPDTYFKAKINDMTAGTSLEDMNSEYYTPTELSSLSPHGINILDGIHINYIENNGPRAPLQIILPPPSPVILHCIEEYGSSTSVCNEFDQSKPVYRGSSAEILAGESQNVPEVLGLLAPCTSLPELPRETKL; this is encoded by the exons ATGAGGGAGCGAGCTTTGGCGAGGGTTTCGCGGTGGTGGTTGATCTTACTCTTCGTGGTGGTGCGCGTCGAGGGCACGCAAACTCCTTCGTCGTCCTCGATCTCTGGAAAGAGATCTGCGACGGGGATAGAATGTGCCGCGGGTTGCGAATGCACGAAGAACGAGGAAAGTCTCTTCTGCGAGTCACGCAGTTTCCTTGGTCTTGGGATACCGCAAGAAGCGGACACCGTTATCCTGAGGAATGTTCAAGCTGCCGCGATTCCAGTCGCGGCATTGGAAACCTCTGTTGCACTGAGAAGTCTCATCTGGACGTCCAGTGGAATCGAAAGGATAGAGCCTGGTGTATTTCGAGCGACGGAATCTCTCGAGAGCCTCAACTTAGGTGATAACAGGTTGGCAGAACTGCCATCGGACGTCTTCCACCCGTTGCACCGACTACAGTACCTGAATCTCACCGGTAATCGGTTGATCACCCTGCCGCAGGTCCTCTTTCAGGGCCTCGATAGTCTCCACGAGATACGTCTAGCGACAAATCATTTGTCCGTACTGCCCTTCCAAGCATTCGGTCCAGTAAGAGGATTACTCCGTTTGGATCTGAGCGAAAATTTGTTGGTGTCTCTGCCGGATCATAGCTTTAGACCCAATAAACAATTGGAGGAACTCCGATTATCCGCCAACAGACTCACGAAGTTACCCTCGAGACTTTTCTCCGGTCTCGCTCTGTTAAAAGTGCTCGAATTAGCCGACAACGAGATCGATGTACTGCCACGTGGTCTTTTCGCCGAACTCGCGTCCCTGGAATACTTGGATCTAGCTGGCAATCCCGTCATTCGTCTAACCAACACGGCCTTTCAAGGTCTCTCCAGTCTGCGATGGCTCAATCTCGAGAGGTTACCGATCTCCAAGCTACCTGAAGATCTTTGGCGACCGACTAGCAAACTGAGAACTCTTTTATTGTCCAGCACTCAATTGGAGATACTTCGGGATGAGAATTTCGCAGGGTTGTTGGAGCTGGAGACTCTCGAATTGACAAACAGTCCATTGCGCGAGATCTCTCGACACGTGTTGGACGATACGCCGTCCCTTCGAAGGATAGATTTACGGGACAACGATTTAGCTTTCCTTCCAGCCAACGTTGCTCAACTACCATATCTTGGAGAACTGCAGCTTCAAGGGAATCCATGGGCCTGCGATTGTCGCATGTTCTGGTTTGTAAAATGGGCGGAAAGCAGAACCCATTTACGTGCAGCTTTCAAAAGTGGCCTCAGGTGCGGACACGAGATCGACGGTACCATCAATACCTTGCAAACTCTTCGTTATCTAAACTGTACACCACCGACCCTGGCACGAGTTTCTTTCACCAATCAGTATCTATTGCTAAGTTCGGTTCTACTGGAGTGCGAGTTTAATGGCAACCCGGCGCCGTCCTTGGCTTGGGTCACTCCAAAGCTCAAGGTTCTTCACTGGAACCCCGATCCGGCATTCCCTGATGCATTTGTAGAGCATCCTCACGTACACGGATGGAAACTGGACGAACCGGTCGAAGACGATGGGAGGATACGCATTCTGGAGAATGGCTCTTTGTACATTAGCAAACTACTCAGGCAAGACGTTGGGCTTTACAGATGCTTCGCCGTTAATCCTATAGCGAATACAACAGCCTACATTATGTTGGAAATGGATCCCATAACACTTCACAACATCCAAATCTTCAGTATAGTAGTGGGTGGAGTCAGCGCAACGGCCTTCCTCCTGTTGACCCTATTTTTGCAGTTGATTCGATACTTTTTCCTGAG GTGCGGTTGTATAAAATGGTGTCTTTGCTGCAGGCGCGTGGGTGCGACACCAAGAGCAAAACAAATTTATCAGATGTTGGATAACATAGAGCAGTATAAGAGTCAACAATTGGAGAGATTGCGTGAAAATTATACTCAACAAGTGCACAGGATCAAGGACAACTGTGTTCAGCAAGTGGAATGGATTCGGGACAGTTACGAGGGTCAGATGAGACACATACGCGACATCAGGGACTACGGTACCAGCCATCTCACCGCGCTAAGAGACCAGTATTACGATCAG GTGAAGAGAGTGCGAGATTACTCAACGAGTCAACTTAATTGGGTCCGAGAAAATTACGTCTTCCAACGGAATAAAATTCGCAAGTTCAGTGCTCATCAGGTATTGCGGCTAAGGGAGAGCTACAAGTATCAACAGCAAACGTTAAACAAAGTGTTGGAAAATCTACCGAATCTTTATTTCGACAATTGTCGAAGTGGTTCCTGTGGGAAGAGCGACTCCGTTGTTTTTGAGAATAGTAAAGAAGATGGTTACGGAGGACCAGATACGTACTTCAAAGCAAAGATCAACGATATGACGGCGGGTACTAGTTTGGAAGATATGAACAGCGAATATTATACACCCACGGAATTATCCTCTCTCAGTCCACacggtataaatatattggacggtattcatataaattatatcgaaaacaACGGACCAAGGGCACCACTGCAAATCATACTTCCTCCGCCTTCCCCGGTCATATTGCATTGCATCGAGGAATATGGAAGTTCTACGTCCGTTTGCAATGAGTTCGATCAGAGTAAACCGGTTTACAGAGGTTCAAGCGCTGAGATACTGGCCGGAGAATCACAAAATGTACCGGAGGTTCTTGGACTACTCGCTCCATGCACCAGTTTACCAGAACTTCCACGTGAGACTAAACTCTAG
- the LOC127063667 gene encoding leucine-rich repeat and immunoglobulin-like domain-containing nogo receptor-interacting protein 4 isoform X1, translating to MRHNDLANITSIFVRKVGSNIDGSLLSANTFPQLFDQVLGMRERALARVSRWWLILLFVVVRVEGTQTPSSSSISGKRSATGIECAAGCECTKNEESLFCESRSFLGLGIPQEADTVILRNVQAAAIPVAALETSVALRSLIWTSSGIERIEPGVFRATESLESLNLGDNRLAELPSDVFHPLHRLQYLNLTGNRLITLPQVLFQGLDSLHEIRLATNHLSVLPFQAFGPVRGLLRLDLSENLLVSLPDHSFRPNKQLEELRLSANRLTKLPSRLFSGLALLKVLELADNEIDVLPRGLFAELASLEYLDLAGNPVIRLTNTAFQGLSSLRWLNLERLPISKLPEDLWRPTSKLRTLLLSSTQLEILRDENFAGLLELETLELTNSPLREISRHVLDDTPSLRRIDLRDNDLAFLPANVAQLPYLGELQLQGNPWACDCRMFWFVKWAESRTHLRAAFKSGLRCGHEIDGTINTLQTLRYLNCTPPTLARVSFTNQYLLLSSVLLECEFNGNPAPSLAWVTPKLKVLHWNPDPAFPDAFVEHPHVHGWKLDEPVEDDGRIRILENGSLYISKLLRQDVGLYRCFAVNPIANTTAYIMLEMDPITLHNIQIFSIVVGGVSATAFLLLTLFLQLIRYFFLRCGCIKWCLCCRRVGATPRAKQIYQMLDNIEQYKSQQLERLRENYTQQVHRIKDNCVQQVEWIRDSYEGQMRHIRDIRDYGTSHLTALRDQYYDQVKRVRDYSTSQLNWVRENYVFQRNKIRKFSAHQVLRLRESYKYQQQTLNKVLENLPNLYFDNCRSGSCGKSDSVVFENSKEDGYGGPDTYFKAKINDMTAGTSLEDMNSEYYTPTELSSLSPHGINILDGIHINYIENNGPRAPLQIILPPPSPVILHCIEEYGSSTSVCNEFDQSKPVYRGSSAEILAGESQNVPEVLGLLAPCTSLPELPRETKL from the exons ATGCGTCATAACGATCTTGCCAACATTACAAGTATATTCGTTAGAAAAGTAGGATCGAACATCGATGGTAGTCTTCTATCGGCGAACACATTTCCTCAATTATTTGATCAG GTCTTAGGAATGAGGGAGCGAGCTTTGGCGAGGGTTTCGCGGTGGTGGTTGATCTTACTCTTCGTGGTGGTGCGCGTCGAGGGCACGCAAACTCCTTCGTCGTCCTCGATCTCTGGAAAGAGATCTGCGACGGGGATAGAATGTGCCGCGGGTTGCGAATGCACGAAGAACGAGGAAAGTCTCTTCTGCGAGTCACGCAGTTTCCTTGGTCTTGGGATACCGCAAGAAGCGGACACCGTTATCCTGAGGAATGTTCAAGCTGCCGCGATTCCAGTCGCGGCATTGGAAACCTCTGTTGCACTGAGAAGTCTCATCTGGACGTCCAGTGGAATCGAAAGGATAGAGCCTGGTGTATTTCGAGCGACGGAATCTCTCGAGAGCCTCAACTTAGGTGATAACAGGTTGGCAGAACTGCCATCGGACGTCTTCCACCCGTTGCACCGACTACAGTACCTGAATCTCACCGGTAATCGGTTGATCACCCTGCCGCAGGTCCTCTTTCAGGGCCTCGATAGTCTCCACGAGATACGTCTAGCGACAAATCATTTGTCCGTACTGCCCTTCCAAGCATTCGGTCCAGTAAGAGGATTACTCCGTTTGGATCTGAGCGAAAATTTGTTGGTGTCTCTGCCGGATCATAGCTTTAGACCCAATAAACAATTGGAGGAACTCCGATTATCCGCCAACAGACTCACGAAGTTACCCTCGAGACTTTTCTCCGGTCTCGCTCTGTTAAAAGTGCTCGAATTAGCCGACAACGAGATCGATGTACTGCCACGTGGTCTTTTCGCCGAACTCGCGTCCCTGGAATACTTGGATCTAGCTGGCAATCCCGTCATTCGTCTAACCAACACGGCCTTTCAAGGTCTCTCCAGTCTGCGATGGCTCAATCTCGAGAGGTTACCGATCTCCAAGCTACCTGAAGATCTTTGGCGACCGACTAGCAAACTGAGAACTCTTTTATTGTCCAGCACTCAATTGGAGATACTTCGGGATGAGAATTTCGCAGGGTTGTTGGAGCTGGAGACTCTCGAATTGACAAACAGTCCATTGCGCGAGATCTCTCGACACGTGTTGGACGATACGCCGTCCCTTCGAAGGATAGATTTACGGGACAACGATTTAGCTTTCCTTCCAGCCAACGTTGCTCAACTACCATATCTTGGAGAACTGCAGCTTCAAGGGAATCCATGGGCCTGCGATTGTCGCATGTTCTGGTTTGTAAAATGGGCGGAAAGCAGAACCCATTTACGTGCAGCTTTCAAAAGTGGCCTCAGGTGCGGACACGAGATCGACGGTACCATCAATACCTTGCAAACTCTTCGTTATCTAAACTGTACACCACCGACCCTGGCACGAGTTTCTTTCACCAATCAGTATCTATTGCTAAGTTCGGTTCTACTGGAGTGCGAGTTTAATGGCAACCCGGCGCCGTCCTTGGCTTGGGTCACTCCAAAGCTCAAGGTTCTTCACTGGAACCCCGATCCGGCATTCCCTGATGCATTTGTAGAGCATCCTCACGTACACGGATGGAAACTGGACGAACCGGTCGAAGACGATGGGAGGATACGCATTCTGGAGAATGGCTCTTTGTACATTAGCAAACTACTCAGGCAAGACGTTGGGCTTTACAGATGCTTCGCCGTTAATCCTATAGCGAATACAACAGCCTACATTATGTTGGAAATGGATCCCATAACACTTCACAACATCCAAATCTTCAGTATAGTAGTGGGTGGAGTCAGCGCAACGGCCTTCCTCCTGTTGACCCTATTTTTGCAGTTGATTCGATACTTTTTCCTGAG GTGCGGTTGTATAAAATGGTGTCTTTGCTGCAGGCGCGTGGGTGCGACACCAAGAGCAAAACAAATTTATCAGATGTTGGATAACATAGAGCAGTATAAGAGTCAACAATTGGAGAGATTGCGTGAAAATTATACTCAACAAGTGCACAGGATCAAGGACAACTGTGTTCAGCAAGTGGAATGGATTCGGGACAGTTACGAGGGTCAGATGAGACACATACGCGACATCAGGGACTACGGTACCAGCCATCTCACCGCGCTAAGAGACCAGTATTACGATCAG GTGAAGAGAGTGCGAGATTACTCAACGAGTCAACTTAATTGGGTCCGAGAAAATTACGTCTTCCAACGGAATAAAATTCGCAAGTTCAGTGCTCATCAGGTATTGCGGCTAAGGGAGAGCTACAAGTATCAACAGCAAACGTTAAACAAAGTGTTGGAAAATCTACCGAATCTTTATTTCGACAATTGTCGAAGTGGTTCCTGTGGGAAGAGCGACTCCGTTGTTTTTGAGAATAGTAAAGAAGATGGTTACGGAGGACCAGATACGTACTTCAAAGCAAAGATCAACGATATGACGGCGGGTACTAGTTTGGAAGATATGAACAGCGAATATTATACACCCACGGAATTATCCTCTCTCAGTCCACacggtataaatatattggacggtattcatataaattatatcgaaaacaACGGACCAAGGGCACCACTGCAAATCATACTTCCTCCGCCTTCCCCGGTCATATTGCATTGCATCGAGGAATATGGAAGTTCTACGTCCGTTTGCAATGAGTTCGATCAGAGTAAACCGGTTTACAGAGGTTCAAGCGCTGAGATACTGGCCGGAGAATCACAAAATGTACCGGAGGTTCTTGGACTACTCGCTCCATGCACCAGTTTACCAGAACTTCCACGTGAGACTAAACTCTAG
- the LOC127063667 gene encoding leucine-rich repeat and immunoglobulin-like domain-containing nogo receptor-interacting protein 4 isoform X2 — translation MRHNDLANITSIFVRKVGSNIDGSLLSANTFPQLFDQVLGMRERALARVSRWWLILLFVVVRVEGTQTPSSSSISGKRSATGIECAAGCECTKNEESLFCESRSFLGLGIPQEADTVILRNVQAAAIPVAALETSVALRSLIWTSSGIERIEPGVFRATESLESLNLGDNRLAELPSDVFHPLHRLQYLNLTGNRLITLPQVLFQGLDSLHEIRLATNHLSVLPFQAFGPVRGLLRLDLSENLLVSLPDHSFRPNKQLEELRLSANRLTKLPSRLFSGLALLKVLELADNEIDVLPRGLFAELASLEYLDLAGNPVIRLTNTAFQGLSSLRWLNLERLPISKLPEDLWRPTSKLRTLLLSSTQLEILRDENFAGLLELETLELTNSPLREISRHVLDDTPSLRRIDLRDNDLAFLPANVAQLPYLGELQLQGNPWACDCRMFWFVKWAESRTHLRAAFKSGLRCGHEIDGTINTLQTLRYLNCTPPTLARVSFTNQYLLLSSVLLECEFNGNPAPSLAWVTPKLKVLHWNPDPAFPDAFVEHPHVHGWKLDEPVEDDGRIRILENGSLYISKLLRQDVGLYRCFAVNPIANTTAYIMLEMDPITLHNIQIFSIVVGGVSATAFLLLTLFLQLIRYFFLRRVGATPRAKQIYQMLDNIEQYKSQQLERLRENYTQQVHRIKDNCVQQVEWIRDSYEGQMRHIRDIRDYGTSHLTALRDQYYDQVKRVRDYSTSQLNWVRENYVFQRNKIRKFSAHQVLRLRESYKYQQQTLNKVLENLPNLYFDNCRSGSCGKSDSVVFENSKEDGYGGPDTYFKAKINDMTAGTSLEDMNSEYYTPTELSSLSPHGINILDGIHINYIENNGPRAPLQIILPPPSPVILHCIEEYGSSTSVCNEFDQSKPVYRGSSAEILAGESQNVPEVLGLLAPCTSLPELPRETKL, via the exons ATGCGTCATAACGATCTTGCCAACATTACAAGTATATTCGTTAGAAAAGTAGGATCGAACATCGATGGTAGTCTTCTATCGGCGAACACATTTCCTCAATTATTTGATCAG GTCTTAGGAATGAGGGAGCGAGCTTTGGCGAGGGTTTCGCGGTGGTGGTTGATCTTACTCTTCGTGGTGGTGCGCGTCGAGGGCACGCAAACTCCTTCGTCGTCCTCGATCTCTGGAAAGAGATCTGCGACGGGGATAGAATGTGCCGCGGGTTGCGAATGCACGAAGAACGAGGAAAGTCTCTTCTGCGAGTCACGCAGTTTCCTTGGTCTTGGGATACCGCAAGAAGCGGACACCGTTATCCTGAGGAATGTTCAAGCTGCCGCGATTCCAGTCGCGGCATTGGAAACCTCTGTTGCACTGAGAAGTCTCATCTGGACGTCCAGTGGAATCGAAAGGATAGAGCCTGGTGTATTTCGAGCGACGGAATCTCTCGAGAGCCTCAACTTAGGTGATAACAGGTTGGCAGAACTGCCATCGGACGTCTTCCACCCGTTGCACCGACTACAGTACCTGAATCTCACCGGTAATCGGTTGATCACCCTGCCGCAGGTCCTCTTTCAGGGCCTCGATAGTCTCCACGAGATACGTCTAGCGACAAATCATTTGTCCGTACTGCCCTTCCAAGCATTCGGTCCAGTAAGAGGATTACTCCGTTTGGATCTGAGCGAAAATTTGTTGGTGTCTCTGCCGGATCATAGCTTTAGACCCAATAAACAATTGGAGGAACTCCGATTATCCGCCAACAGACTCACGAAGTTACCCTCGAGACTTTTCTCCGGTCTCGCTCTGTTAAAAGTGCTCGAATTAGCCGACAACGAGATCGATGTACTGCCACGTGGTCTTTTCGCCGAACTCGCGTCCCTGGAATACTTGGATCTAGCTGGCAATCCCGTCATTCGTCTAACCAACACGGCCTTTCAAGGTCTCTCCAGTCTGCGATGGCTCAATCTCGAGAGGTTACCGATCTCCAAGCTACCTGAAGATCTTTGGCGACCGACTAGCAAACTGAGAACTCTTTTATTGTCCAGCACTCAATTGGAGATACTTCGGGATGAGAATTTCGCAGGGTTGTTGGAGCTGGAGACTCTCGAATTGACAAACAGTCCATTGCGCGAGATCTCTCGACACGTGTTGGACGATACGCCGTCCCTTCGAAGGATAGATTTACGGGACAACGATTTAGCTTTCCTTCCAGCCAACGTTGCTCAACTACCATATCTTGGAGAACTGCAGCTTCAAGGGAATCCATGGGCCTGCGATTGTCGCATGTTCTGGTTTGTAAAATGGGCGGAAAGCAGAACCCATTTACGTGCAGCTTTCAAAAGTGGCCTCAGGTGCGGACACGAGATCGACGGTACCATCAATACCTTGCAAACTCTTCGTTATCTAAACTGTACACCACCGACCCTGGCACGAGTTTCTTTCACCAATCAGTATCTATTGCTAAGTTCGGTTCTACTGGAGTGCGAGTTTAATGGCAACCCGGCGCCGTCCTTGGCTTGGGTCACTCCAAAGCTCAAGGTTCTTCACTGGAACCCCGATCCGGCATTCCCTGATGCATTTGTAGAGCATCCTCACGTACACGGATGGAAACTGGACGAACCGGTCGAAGACGATGGGAGGATACGCATTCTGGAGAATGGCTCTTTGTACATTAGCAAACTACTCAGGCAAGACGTTGGGCTTTACAGATGCTTCGCCGTTAATCCTATAGCGAATACAACAGCCTACATTATGTTGGAAATGGATCCCATAACACTTCACAACATCCAAATCTTCAGTATAGTAGTGGGTGGAGTCAGCGCAACGGCCTTCCTCCTGTTGACCCTATTTTTGCAGTTGATTCGATACTTTTTCCTGAG GCGCGTGGGTGCGACACCAAGAGCAAAACAAATTTATCAGATGTTGGATAACATAGAGCAGTATAAGAGTCAACAATTGGAGAGATTGCGTGAAAATTATACTCAACAAGTGCACAGGATCAAGGACAACTGTGTTCAGCAAGTGGAATGGATTCGGGACAGTTACGAGGGTCAGATGAGACACATACGCGACATCAGGGACTACGGTACCAGCCATCTCACCGCGCTAAGAGACCAGTATTACGATCAG GTGAAGAGAGTGCGAGATTACTCAACGAGTCAACTTAATTGGGTCCGAGAAAATTACGTCTTCCAACGGAATAAAATTCGCAAGTTCAGTGCTCATCAGGTATTGCGGCTAAGGGAGAGCTACAAGTATCAACAGCAAACGTTAAACAAAGTGTTGGAAAATCTACCGAATCTTTATTTCGACAATTGTCGAAGTGGTTCCTGTGGGAAGAGCGACTCCGTTGTTTTTGAGAATAGTAAAGAAGATGGTTACGGAGGACCAGATACGTACTTCAAAGCAAAGATCAACGATATGACGGCGGGTACTAGTTTGGAAGATATGAACAGCGAATATTATACACCCACGGAATTATCCTCTCTCAGTCCACacggtataaatatattggacggtattcatataaattatatcgaaaacaACGGACCAAGGGCACCACTGCAAATCATACTTCCTCCGCCTTCCCCGGTCATATTGCATTGCATCGAGGAATATGGAAGTTCTACGTCCGTTTGCAATGAGTTCGATCAGAGTAAACCGGTTTACAGAGGTTCAAGCGCTGAGATACTGGCCGGAGAATCACAAAATGTACCGGAGGTTCTTGGACTACTCGCTCCATGCACCAGTTTACCAGAACTTCCACGTGAGACTAAACTCTAG